From a single Capsicum annuum cultivar UCD-10X-F1 chromosome 12, UCD10Xv1.1, whole genome shotgun sequence genomic region:
- the LOC107849170 gene encoding uncharacterized protein LOC107849170, protein MDIMWDRAASCIMKTAREVLDVLRGRAGHHKGDWWSNKEVKRKVETKKEAYIRMSESKNKEEKQVNREIYKVAWNEAKLAFMGAKSTVFESLYVGLEEKSGEKRLFRLDKAREQKVYDLDQVKYIKKEDGSILVEDAHIKMTWQEYFYSLLNKERDKGFDFWELEHLDEGCDFSYCRHFKVEDVKEVIRRMQRVRATGG, encoded by the coding sequence ATGGATattatgtgggatagggctgccaGCTGTATTATGAAGactgctagagaagtgttggATGTTTTAAGGGGTCGAGCAGGCCATCATAAAGGGGACTGGTGGTCGAATAAAGAAGTGAAGaggaaagtggagaccaagaaggAGGCATACATTAGGATGAGTGAGAGtaaaaacaaagaggaaaagcAAGTGAATAGGGAGATTTACAAAGTAGCATGGAATGAGGCTAAGTTAGCATTTATGGGTGCTAAGTCAACAgtatttgagagcttgtatgtgggTTTAGAAGAGAAAAgtggggaaaagaggttgtttaggttGGATAAGGCTAGGGAGCAGAAGGTTTATGACCTCGACCAAGTTAAGTACATTAAGAAAGAGGATGGTAGTATTTTAGTGGAGGATGCTCATATTAAGATGACATGGCAGGAGTACTTTTATAGCCTTTTAAATAAGGAGAGGGACAAAGGTTTTGATTTTTGGGAGCTAGAGCACTTAGACGAGGGctgtgattttagttattgtaggcATTTTAAGGTTGAAGATGTCAAAGAGGTTATTCGTAGAATGCAGAGGGTTAGGGCAACAGGGGGTTGA